From a region of the Paenibacillus sp. FSL R10-2734 genome:
- a CDS encoding DUF2975 domain-containing protein: MERGSTLFLKIAVVLIGIPVLALCIFFVPAISNYAAELYPDYSFIEYLLAIDLYASAIPFYIALYQAFKLLGYIDKNNAFSELSVQVLKNIRNCAILISGIYVVGMPLFYLVAERDDAPGIIVIGMVVIFASMVIAVFAAVLQKLLKEAIDIKSENDLTV, encoded by the coding sequence AATTCCGGTTCTAGCTTTGTGTATATTTTTTGTGCCTGCGATCTCGAATTATGCAGCAGAATTATACCCCGATTATAGTTTTATTGAATATCTCCTGGCCATCGATTTGTATGCATCGGCGATACCTTTTTACATTGCACTGTATCAAGCATTTAAACTGTTAGGGTATATTGACAAGAATAACGCGTTTTCAGAATTATCTGTACAGGTATTAAAAAACATAAGGAACTGTGCAATTTTAATCAGTGGTATTTATGTGGTAGGGATGCCACTTTTCTATCTCGTCGCAGAGAGAGATGATGCCCCGGGTATCATAGTCATCGGAATGGTTGTGATTTTTGCTTCCATGGTGATCGCCGTTTTTGCTGCAGTGCTTCAAAAGCTTTTGAAGGAAGCTATTGATATAAAATCAGAAAATGACTTAACGGTCTGA
- a CDS encoding helix-turn-helix transcriptional regulator: protein MAIIINIDVMLAKRKMSVTELSERVGITMANLSILKNGKAKAVRLSTLEAICKALDCQPGDILEYKSEEDT from the coding sequence ATGGCGATTATAATCAATATCGATGTCATGCTGGCTAAACGAAAAATGAGCGTAACCGAACTTTCGGAGCGGGTTGGAATAACAATGGCTAACCTATCTATATTGAAAAATGGAAAGGCAAAAGCGGTACGATTATCAACATTAGAGGCGATCTGCAAGGCCTTAGATTGTCAACCAGGCGATATTTTAGAATACAAAAGTGAAGAGGATACTTAA